The following are encoded together in the Candidatus Omnitrophota bacterium genome:
- a CDS encoding glycosyltransferase family 2 protein, protein MDSKIEKKDMVQTKLADLTFIMCAYNEIGRIEKAYEDLLVSLKNRTEQVEILFFDNGSTDGTREWLKAINHPDVQVFFNETNLGKGGSVKRGIGFSRGNYIVIYDPDCEYRAEDVWKCYDHAKETEAAFVLGSRALNGDVKYHYYLNYLGVMFLTFLTNLLYGCKLTDTASATKLFDGNFLRQIILENSGFDLDFELVTRVARLGGKISEVAINYYSRTVEEGKKIRPFQDGFLALKTIIRDRFVTRESIVAKEQIDQDKDHGI, encoded by the coding sequence ATGGATTCGAAAATAGAAAAAAAAGATATGGTTCAGACAAAGTTGGCAGATTTAACATTTATAATGTGTGCCTATAATGAGATTGGACGTATTGAAAAGGCATATGAGGATTTATTAGTCTCCTTAAAGAATCGCACTGAACAGGTTGAGATATTATTTTTTGATAACGGCTCTACTGACGGAACTCGCGAGTGGCTAAAGGCTATAAATCATCCCGACGTTCAAGTATTCTTTAATGAAACTAATCTTGGAAAAGGCGGATCGGTAAAGAGAGGCATCGGGTTTTCAAGGGGTAATTATATTGTGATTTATGATCCGGACTGCGAATATCGGGCAGAAGACGTATGGAAGTGCTACGACCATGCAAAAGAAACAGAAGCAGCATTCGTGCTCGGTAGTAGAGCTTTGAATGGGGATGTTAAGTATCATTATTACCTTAATTATTTGGGGGTTATGTTTTTAACATTTTTAACAAATCTACTTTATGGTTGTAAGTTAACAGATACTGCCTCTGCGACAAAGTTATTTGATGGAAATTTTTTACGTCAAATCATATTGGAGAATAGCGGCTTTGATCTTGATTTCGAATTGGTTACTAGAGTAGCCAGGCTAGGAGGAAAAATCAGCGAAGTTGCTATAAATTATTATTCACGCACTGTAGAGGAAGGAAAGAAGATCAGGCCATTCCAGGATGGATTTTTAGCATTGAAGACAATTATAAGAGATAGGTTTGTCACTAGAGAATCTATTGTTGCTAAGGAACAGATAGACCAAGATAAGGACCATGGAATTTAA
- a CDS encoding NAD-dependent epimerase/dehydratase family protein, whose product MNILVTGATGFLGSHLLPELLEKENNIIVLKRSFSDTWRIKDILSSLKEYEIDKIDLERVFQDNSIDVIIHLATDYGKKNNNNIIEIMNANVVLPSRLLELGTRHKVKAFINADTSINSLYSLYSASKKSFLEIAKSFSANYEIKFINIVLEYMYGERDDDTKFIPFVIESILNGSEINATGGEQKRDFIYVKDIVKAYLKVLGNMRNFKEKFIEFSIGTGQSISLREFISLIEKAADRGANINWGVIPYKKNEIFDSKADIRTSKRLLDWQPSVSWKDGLRNVINWYKLNTDKSSLKG is encoded by the coding sequence ATGAATATTTTAGTTACAGGAGCTACAGGTTTTTTGGGCAGTCATCTTCTGCCCGAGTTATTGGAAAAAGAAAATAATATCATTGTCCTCAAGCGCTCTTTTTCTGACACTTGGCGCATAAAAGATATTCTTTCGAGTTTGAAAGAATACGAAATTGACAAAATTGATCTTGAAAGGGTTTTTCAAGATAATAGCATTGATGTAATTATCCATTTAGCAACTGATTATGGAAAAAAGAATAATAACAACATTATCGAGATTATGAATGCGAATGTCGTCTTGCCTTCAAGATTATTAGAATTAGGCACAAGGCATAAGGTCAAGGCGTTTATAAACGCAGACACATCAATAAATAGTTTATATAGTCTATATTCTGCCAGCAAGAAATCATTCCTTGAGATAGCAAAGTCTTTTTCCGCAAATTATGAGATTAAATTTATCAATATCGTATTGGAATATATGTATGGTGAAAGAGACGACGATACCAAATTCATCCCTTTTGTGATTGAAAGTATTTTAAATGGTAGCGAAATCAATGCAACAGGTGGTGAACAAAAAAGAGATTTTATCTATGTGAAAGATATAGTTAAAGCATATTTAAAAGTTTTAGGAAACATGAGAAATTTTAAAGAAAAATTTATAGAATTTAGTATAGGCACAGGTCAAAGTATCTCTTTAAGAGAGTTCATAAGTTTGATAGAAAAGGCAGCAGACAGAGGAGCGAATATAAACTGGGGAGTAATCCCTTATAAAAAGAATGAAATTTTTGATTCTAAGGCTGATATTAGGACTTCAAAAAGATTGTTAGATTGGCAGCCTTCGGTGTCATGGAAGGATGGGCTTCGAAATGTCATAAATTGGTACAAACTAAACACGGATAAAAGCTCTCTTAAAGGCTGA
- a CDS encoding CDP-glycerol glycerophosphotransferase family protein, with protein MSNKLKSIIFVNERSQLGAAYKLYSSLSVSNRRIFILSAFNNGIIPKKYISRSLEYYQKKININFLNIKQDVYDFFSSLSEERMEDQTSLKTLTMYKGVSLWELSARYIFFELTPIIYDINLMQGILDFENPSQVHILGKISNLEKLVSLICQKKQITIFKHVKTSKRSLLLRNAFNKSLLFLKKGKKTLISLYFYLVNFKTSLKLNKQYKIIFFTPIERFFKSMLPVVFDYNDNDRLVIDTFQSSSSKILKKNKISYTNFYGYKLYNLLPRQEIRQFLKRIHDLFFSSNYISDRLIYKGISLWPILMHKFRRLVYVEFPEKIRDIETIRKIVSLYRPKVIVVADYHFDIALIAESLSIPVVAMQTGHADEFIFFRPVTADAVTVEGNFWKEYLSANSVNKDKIWIVGAPKLDTFYQKPGKLNLELVDSKKIVVFATTYASLTMGTLKYEMIEQMNLICGVMKNIKEAHLIVKLHPFDIDAKLYERLAKESGLQNYTIIKNDIEMLELLNICDLLITHFSGASYEAVLLNKNVILLCYSSGFFSEDVWNFRKYNAVIAVDNLEKLENQIRNVLFDSKIESALRINREKYIPEHAYKMDGKSIERVKLVINQFV; from the coding sequence ATGAGTAATAAACTTAAAAGCATAATTTTTGTTAATGAGAGATCCCAGCTAGGCGCAGCTTATAAGCTATACAGCAGCTTGAGTGTTAGCAATAGGAGAATTTTTATTTTATCAGCATTTAATAACGGAATTATACCTAAGAAATATATTTCAAGAAGCCTAGAATATTATCAGAAAAAAATAAATATAAATTTTTTAAATATTAAACAAGATGTATATGATTTCTTCAGTTCGCTGTCTGAAGAAAGGATGGAAGATCAAACATCGCTTAAAACTTTAACAATGTATAAAGGAGTGTCACTCTGGGAATTAAGCGCCAGGTATATTTTCTTTGAGCTCACACCGATCATATATGATATTAATTTAATGCAAGGAATCTTGGACTTTGAAAACCCATCACAAGTCCATATCCTTGGCAAAATAAGCAATCTTGAGAAGTTAGTTAGCTTAATTTGCCAGAAAAAGCAGATTACTATTTTTAAACATGTAAAAACTTCTAAGCGGAGTTTATTGTTAAGAAACGCTTTTAATAAAAGCCTATTGTTTTTAAAAAAAGGCAAGAAAACATTAATAAGTTTATATTTTTACCTTGTTAATTTTAAAACGTCTCTAAAGCTAAATAAACAATATAAAATTATATTTTTTACTCCCATTGAGAGATTTTTTAAGTCAATGTTGCCAGTTGTCTTTGATTACAATGATAATGACCGATTAGTAATTGATACATTTCAATCAAGTTCTTCTAAAATTTTGAAGAAAAATAAAATATCTTATACTAATTTTTATGGATATAAGCTATATAACTTGTTGCCTAGGCAAGAAATACGCCAATTTTTGAAAAGAATCCACGATCTATTCTTCTCCTCAAATTATATAAGTGATAGGTTAATTTATAAGGGGATATCTCTCTGGCCAATATTGATGCATAAATTCAGAAGATTAGTTTATGTAGAATTTCCGGAAAAAATAAGGGATATAGAAACAATCAGAAAGATTGTTTCGCTCTATAGGCCGAAAGTTATTGTTGTGGCGGATTATCATTTTGATATTGCCCTAATTGCAGAAAGTCTATCTATACCGGTTGTGGCTATGCAGACTGGCCATGCTGATGAATTTATCTTTTTTCGTCCGGTTACGGCGGATGCAGTTACAGTTGAAGGCAATTTCTGGAAGGAGTATTTATCCGCAAACTCGGTTAATAAAGATAAAATTTGGATTGTTGGAGCTCCTAAGCTTGATACCTTTTATCAAAAACCAGGTAAGTTAAATTTAGAACTGGTTGATTCAAAGAAGATAGTTGTTTTTGCAACGACCTATGCCTCATTAACTATGGGCACGCTCAAGTATGAAATGATAGAACAAATGAATCTTATTTGTGGTGTCATGAAAAATATAAAAGAGGCGCATCTTATAGTCAAATTGCATCCTTTTGATATAGATGCAAAGCTTTATGAGAGATTAGCTAAAGAGTCAGGCTTGCAAAATTACACCATTATTAAGAATGATATAGAGATGCTAGAGCTTTTAAATATTTGTGATTTGCTTATAACTCACTTTTCCGGAGCCAGCTATGAGGCAGTTTTGTTGAATAAAAATGTCATATTATTGTGTTACAGCTCTGGCTTTTTTTCTGAGGATGTCTGGAATTTTAGAAAATATAATGCAGTTATAGCTGTTGATAATCTTGAAAAATTAGAAAATCAAATTCGCAATGTTTTATTTGATTCTAAGATAGAATCTGCACTTAGGATAAATAGAGAGAAGTACATTCCCGAACATGCCTATAAAATGGATGGCAAGTCGATAGAAAGGGTTAAGCTGGTTATTAATCAGTTTGTTTAA
- the pseI gene encoding pseudaminic acid synthase, whose translation MAMGIRIVSRKVFQKSNHCFIVAEISANHGQEFHRAVRLIKEAKRCGADAVKFQVYTPDTITLNIDNKYFKVKHPKWGGQSLYQLYKKTYIPWEWFPKLKSIADDLGIIFFATAFDKTAVDLLESLSVPMHKVASFELVDLGLIEYMAKTKKPLILSTGMATKLEIKEAIDVARHAGAKEVILLRCVSSYPAKPEEMNLRTITDMKKTFDCPIGLSDHSLGIGASIAAASLGVVMIEKHFTLSRINKTPESFFSIEPNELKELVNNVRVAEKALGRVYYGLTKGEKNSLIIRRSLFAVKDIKKGERFSEENIRSIRPGFGLAPKFFKTILNRKAKKDIAKGTPLVRKLISK comes from the coding sequence ATGGCTATGGGAATAAGAATAGTTTCGAGGAAAGTATTTCAAAAAAGCAATCACTGTTTTATAGTAGCTGAGATCTCTGCTAACCACGGCCAAGAATTTCACCGCGCAGTTAGATTGATTAAAGAGGCTAAAAGATGCGGCGCAGATGCTGTTAAATTTCAGGTCTATACCCCTGATACCATAACTTTAAATATCGATAATAAATATTTCAAGGTAAAACATCCAAAATGGGGCGGCCAGTCATTATATCAGCTATATAAGAAGACATATATTCCTTGGGAGTGGTTCCCGAAATTGAAAAGCATAGCGGATGATTTAGGGATTATCTTTTTTGCTACTGCCTTTGATAAAACCGCTGTGGATTTGCTAGAGTCCTTAAGCGTTCCTATGCATAAGGTGGCCTCTTTCGAATTAGTCGATTTGGGCTTAATTGAATATATGGCAAAAACCAAAAAGCCACTTATATTATCAACAGGAATGGCGACGAAACTAGAAATAAAAGAAGCTATTGATGTGGCAAGACATGCTGGAGCCAAAGAGGTAATTCTTTTAAGGTGTGTAAGTAGCTATCCGGCAAAACCAGAAGAGATGAATTTAAGAACAATTACAGATATGAAGAAAACATTTGATTGTCCCATTGGACTTTCTGATCATAGTTTAGGGATAGGTGCATCAATAGCTGCAGCCTCTTTAGGTGTAGTTATGATTGAAAAACACTTTACCTTATCCAGAATTAATAAAACTCCAGAGAGCTTTTTTTCAATAGAGCCTAATGAGTTGAAGGAATTAGTAAATAATGTACGGGTTGCCGAAAAGGCGCTAGGAAGGGTTTATTATGGATTAACAAAGGGAGAAAAGAATAGTCTTATTATCAGGCGTTCTTTGTTTGCTGTTAAAGATATAAAAAAGGGAGAAAGATTCAGCGAGGAGAATATTCGTTCTATCAGACCAGGTTTTGGGCTTGCCCCAAAATTTTTTAAGACAATCTTAAACAGGAAAGCAAAAAAAGATATTGCTAAAGGTACGCCGTTGGTCAGGAAGTTGATTTCAAAATGA
- a CDS encoding ATP-grasp domain-containing protein codes for MRKKNILITGVGGDIGVSIIKCLKDTGYQMDLTGCDIDPYSAGKAQVSRFFVVPEPAQRDRYYKSIRDIVNKYKIKYIFPSTEPEIKFFDKNRTYFLKKEVKIFINRPFILNTFFDKYKTINFLKKNNLPHPKTFLIENFNKQLKYPLIIKPRKGYGSKQLIRINKPNEFSLYKNMVCNAIVQEEVGNENEEYTTGVFSNGVQIYTITFRRKLGFGSLSRVVELVRNHEVSALAEKLARCVDLVGSINIQTRKTRSGFVVIEVNPRLSSTVYFRHYFGFQDVKWWLQLADGQRAIKFKLKYKKGVGVRSLDEVFYALK; via the coding sequence ATGCGCAAGAAGAATATACTCATAACTGGTGTCGGCGGTGATATAGGCGTGAGCATTATCAAATGCCTAAAAGACACAGGTTACCAGATGGATTTAACAGGTTGTGATATTGATCCATATTCTGCCGGGAAAGCTCAAGTATCAAGATTTTTTGTCGTGCCAGAGCCAGCGCAAAGAGATAGGTATTATAAGTCGATAAGAGATATTGTCAATAAATACAAGATTAAATATATCTTTCCCAGCACTGAACCGGAAATTAAATTTTTTGATAAAAATAGAACTTATTTTTTAAAAAAAGAAGTTAAGATTTTTATTAACCGGCCATTTATTTTGAATACCTTCTTCGACAAATACAAAACTATTAATTTTCTAAAAAAGAATAATTTACCGCATCCAAAGACCTTTTTAATAGAAAATTTTAATAAACAATTAAAATACCCATTAATTATTAAACCTAGAAAAGGATACGGTAGCAAGCAGCTAATAAGGATCAATAAGCCGAATGAGTTCAGTCTTTATAAAAATATGGTCTGTAATGCTATTGTTCAAGAAGAAGTCGGTAACGAGAATGAAGAATATACTACCGGGGTATTCTCTAATGGTGTCCAGATATATACTATTACTTTTAGAAGAAAATTAGGATTTGGTAGTCTATCCAGAGTAGTAGAGCTGGTTAGAAATCATGAGGTATCGGCCTTAGCGGAAAAATTAGCCAGATGCGTTGATTTAGTCGGTTCAATAAATATACAAACCAGAAAAACTAGATCAGGATTTGTTGTGATTGAAGTTAACCCCAGACTTTCCAGCACTGTATATTTTAGGCATTATTTTGGTTTTCAGGATGTGAAATGGTGGTTACAACTAGCTGACGGGCAAAGAGCAATCAAATTTAAACTAAAATATAAAAAAGGCGTTGGTGTCAGGAGTCTAGATGAAGTGTTTTATGCCCTTAAATAA
- a CDS encoding metallophosphatase family protein, producing the protein MRIGIFSDVHGNIYAFEKIWKMLKKESPDMIFFLGDICGYYYYQNEIIEILKDCKDLICIKGNHDDIFLNILDDEKLEKKYTEKFGKSLTLLKKKIKINNLDFLKALPEEYMINEEKIAIFHGSPRDHLNGYVYPTDSLQDFLTLGYKYILLGHTHRPMDRCVGDLRVLNPGSCGQPRDFNQPSFAILDSKSGKVEFRRAEYDRRPLIKDLLRYSESNKYLFDVLERLEE; encoded by the coding sequence ATGAGAATCGGAATATTCTCTGATGTCCACGGCAACATATATGCCTTTGAAAAGATTTGGAAGATGCTTAAGAAAGAATCTCCTGATATGATTTTTTTTCTTGGAGATATCTGTGGCTACTATTATTATCAAAATGAAATTATAGAAATTCTTAAAGATTGTAAAGATTTAATATGCATAAAAGGCAACCATGATGATATTTTCTTGAATATATTAGATGATGAAAAGCTTGAAAAAAAATATACTGAAAAATTTGGCAAGTCCCTAACGTTACTAAAAAAGAAAATAAAAATTAATAATCTGGACTTCTTAAAGGCCTTGCCTGAGGAATATATGATTAATGAGGAGAAAATTGCAATTTTCCATGGTAGTCCCAGAGACCATTTAAACGGATACGTTTATCCAACTGATTCATTGCAGGACTTTTTAACTTTAGGATATAAATATATCTTACTGGGTCATACCCATCGTCCTATGGATAGGTGTGTTGGAGATTTAAGGGTTCTAAATCCAGGTTCCTGTGGCCAGCCAAGAGATTTTAATCAGCCAAGCTTTGCAATTTTAGACTCTAAATCCGGTAAGGTTGAATTCAGGCGCGCTGAATATGATAGGCGGCCTTTGATTAAGGATTTATTGAGATATTCAGAGAGCAATAAATATCTCTTTGATGTGTTAGAGAGGCTAGAGGAATAG
- a CDS encoding SDR family NAD(P)-dependent oxidoreductase codes for MKIFIITGVSKGLGNALARELSGKDSFLFLIARRDVKSLIKKIKGSGGDARGLICDLARLKQLERLMDRVFLKIKFKKISSITLINNAGIINPIAFAGSFLTKSAIMNLNVNCIAPLILSHLFIKKMRKFKAKKIIVNISSGAARKPFEGWSLYCSAKSAVEMFTKVVTNEQARYKNGVRIFSVDPGAIDTNMQFQIRNKSRKDFPCVKKFIDLKKTKALKTPEAVAGEIHAFINDKLK; via the coding sequence ATGAAGATTTTTATTATTACAGGCGTATCAAAGGGATTAGGGAATGCATTAGCAAGGGAACTTTCTGGTAAGGATTCATTTTTGTTTTTGATTGCTAGAAGAGATGTCAAAAGTTTAATTAAGAAAATTAAAGGCTCTGGAGGAGATGCTAGAGGCCTTATTTGCGACTTAGCTAGACTTAAGCAGCTTGAGAGATTAATGGATAGAGTGTTTCTTAAAATAAAATTTAAGAAAATTTCATCGATAACCTTGATTAATAATGCCGGAATAATTAATCCCATAGCCTTTGCAGGAAGTTTCCTTACTAAGAGTGCAATTATGAATTTAAATGTAAATTGCATCGCACCGCTTATCCTGTCTCATCTTTTTATTAAAAAGATGAGAAAATTTAAGGCAAAAAAAATAATCGTAAATATATCCTCGGGTGCGGCCAGAAAACCCTTCGAAGGTTGGAGTCTGTATTGCAGTGCTAAATCAGCAGTTGAGATGTTTACTAAAGTAGTTACTAATGAGCAGGCAAGATATAAAAATGGAGTTCGTATTTTTAGCGTTGATCCAGGCGCAATAGATACGAATATGCAATTTCAGATTAGAAATAAGTCAAGAAAGGATTTTCCTTGTGTCAAAAAATTTATCGATTTAAAGAAAACCAAAGCTCTAAAGACACCGGAGGCTGTAGCAGGTGAGATTCATGCTTTCATTAATGACAAGCTTAAATAA
- a CDS encoding UDP-2,4-diacetamido-2,4,6-trideoxy-beta-L-altropyranose hydrolase yields MNSRIVIITEGGAKIGFGHITRCIGLYQAFQEKGRRPEFIINTDKTTRYLLNSKRYKILNWLRERDYLFDLLKGADIVIVDSYLANLSLYKKISSIVKTPVYLDDNKRLSYPRGIVVNGQVYAGGLNYPRSKDVLYYLGAKYIPLRKQFWNFSRKGINKDIKQVLVTFGGKGHLNLMNSIASIVKRRFYCSPIMVGGARKVNVKEIASLMSRADFCISGGGQTTYELARCGIPTIGISLADNQLSNLKAWAKLGFLEFAGRYNEAGLSKKISQELKGLSYKKRIRMSQIGQKAVDGQGARRLVKEILKQAESKNL; encoded by the coding sequence ATGAATAGCCGAATTGTAATAATTACTGAAGGTGGTGCTAAAATAGGATTTGGCCACATTACCCGCTGTATTGGTCTGTATCAGGCTTTCCAGGAAAAAGGCCGCAGGCCAGAATTTATTATAAACACTGATAAGACAACTAGATACTTATTAAATAGTAAAAGATATAAAATTTTGAATTGGCTAAGAGAAAGGGATTATCTCTTTGACCTTTTAAAAGGCGCAGATATTGTGATTGTTGATTCATACTTAGCAAATTTGAGCCTTTATAAGAAGATTTCGAGTATAGTCAAAACCCCGGTTTATTTAGATGATAACAAGAGACTAAGCTATCCCAGGGGTATAGTTGTTAACGGCCAGGTTTATGCTGGAGGATTAAACTATCCCCGTAGTAAAGATGTCCTATATTATTTGGGAGCCAAATATATACCCTTGAGAAAACAATTCTGGAATTTTTCCAGAAAGGGAATAAATAAAGATATAAAGCAGGTCTTAGTTACTTTTGGGGGAAAAGGCCATCTTAATTTAATGAATTCTATTGCCTCTATTGTTAAGCGTAGATTTTATTGTAGTCCTATTATGGTAGGAGGAGCAAGAAAGGTCAATGTTAAAGAAATAGCATCTCTAATGTCTAGAGCAGATTTTTGTATTTCTGGCGGAGGTCAGACTACTTATGAGCTGGCACGCTGTGGAATACCAACGATTGGCATTTCTCTTGCAGATAATCAATTATCGAATTTAAAAGCCTGGGCAAAGTTGGGATTTTTAGAGTTTGCCGGCCGATATAACGAGGCAGGCTTGTCTAAAAAAATCTCTCAAGAATTAAAAGGATTAAGCTATAAGAAGCGAATTAGAATGAGTCAGATTGGACAAAAAGCTGTAGATGGGCAAGGTGCAAGAAGACTCGTTAAAGAGATTCTGAAACAGGCAGAAAGCAAAAATTTATAA
- a CDS encoding acylneuraminate cytidylyltransferase family protein has protein sequence MNILCVIPARGKSKRVTNKNIWTLQGKPLISHTIENALESKLCDKVVVSTDDQKIAEIAGYYEIDAIKRPANLALDTSAVDDALRHAVKHLEKKQGFFTDIVVFLQANVPIRKKGEIDKVIAKLKSIKDATSVVTVYAADQRPEWMKKIDPKTDRIIPFMKPTNLYRKQDLPELYLLDGAITAVKRKVLMDTEGFRKIHAFLGERVYPVIHDRKYSIEIDELEDIELAEYFLLKEKGYKVSL, from the coding sequence ATGAATATATTATGTGTTATACCAGCTAGAGGAAAGAGTAAAAGAGTAACAAATAAGAATATATGGACATTGCAAGGCAAGCCATTAATTTCCCACACTATAGAGAATGCCTTAGAGAGTAAGTTATGCGATAAAGTTGTTGTTTCCACCGATGATCAGAAAATAGCTGAGATTGCAGGATACTATGAGATAGATGCCATCAAGCGGCCGGCTAATTTGGCCCTGGATACTTCTGCTGTGGATGATGCCCTCCGCCATGCTGTAAAACATCTTGAAAAGAAGCAAGGATTTTTTACTGATATTGTTGTATTCTTACAGGCAAATGTACCCATCAGAAAGAAGGGTGAAATTGATAAGGTTATAGCTAAGCTTAAATCTATTAAGGACGCTACTTCTGTTGTTACTGTTTATGCTGCTGATCAACGTCCAGAATGGATGAAAAAGATTGACCCTAAGACAGATAGGATCATTCCATTTATGAAGCCAACGAATTTATATCGTAAGCAGGATTTGCCAGAATTATATTTGTTGGATGGAGCAATCACTGCTGTGAAGAGAAAGGTTTTAATGGATACGGAGGGCTTTAGGAAGATACATGCTTTTCTTGGTGAGAGAGTATATCCTGTTATACATGACCGAAAATATTCTATTGAGATTGATGAATTAGAGGATATCGAATTAGCAGAATATTTTTTATTAAAAGAAAAAGGCTATAAAGTAAGTTTATGA
- a CDS encoding B12-binding domain-containing radical SAM protein, whose protein sequence is MKILLINPPIREWARPNVLPLGLGYIASVLRNAGHEVEMLDINAYRFSPREVEGKIRHAEFDVVGIGGIVTVYKYIKWLIAILKRCHPSKKIVIGGSVGTSIPHIILNKTEADVVCIGEGEITIVELIDALEKGNDLSNINGIWFKQRDGKIHRNNNRAVMDNLDTIPFPAWDLFPMDIYLKNPVGAPNRNKWIDGGSDKDSVLSMNLSGTRGCPYKCIYCYHDFMGQRYRHRSVQSIIKEMKYLNDNYKVEYFHFVDDEFCLDRKFVSEFCKALKSAFNSKITWGCAGRVNLMTEDLVIKMADAGCVLIGYGIESGSQKILDRLKKGVTVAQAKEAVRLTVKHLGWADCSFMIGSPGENLETIKETVNFCKELNLTPEVIFFITPYPGTELYDMALSQGKIKDEEEYLLNLGEQGEKVRINFTELSDEELMYTQEWMIKELDAWNKTKHAEARHAEAR, encoded by the coding sequence ATGAAAATACTTTTAATAAATCCACCTATCAGGGAGTGGGCAAGGCCTAACGTTCTGCCTTTGGGTTTGGGATATATTGCATCTGTATTGAGAAATGCAGGCCATGAAGTAGAGATGTTGGATATAAATGCCTATAGATTTTCCCCTAGAGAGGTAGAAGGTAAAATTAGGCATGCAGAGTTTGATGTAGTAGGCATTGGCGGGATAGTGACTGTTTATAAATATATCAAGTGGTTAATTGCAATATTAAAGAGATGTCATCCTTCTAAAAAAATTGTCATTGGTGGTAGTGTAGGAACTTCTATTCCCCATATTATTCTCAATAAGACAGAGGCTGATGTTGTTTGTATAGGTGAGGGGGAGATTACGATAGTTGAGCTTATTGATGCCTTAGAGAAAGGTAATGATCTCTCAAATATCAATGGTATTTGGTTTAAACAAAGAGATGGCAAGATTCACCGAAATAATAATAGAGCGGTAATGGATAATTTAGATACAATTCCATTTCCTGCATGGGATTTGTTCCCTATGGACATTTATCTTAAGAATCCCGTAGGGGCACCAAATAGAAATAAATGGATTGATGGCGGTTCAGATAAGGATTCTGTATTATCAATGAATCTAAGCGGCACCAGAGGTTGCCCCTATAAATGTATTTATTGCTATCATGATTTTATGGGCCAGAGGTACAGACATAGATCTGTCCAGAGCATAATCAAGGAGATGAAATATTTGAATGATAATTACAAAGTTGAATATTTCCATTTTGTTGATGATGAGTTTTGTCTGGATAGGAAGTTTGTAAGTGAATTTTGCAAAGCGCTGAAGTCAGCATTCAATAGCAAAATCACTTGGGGTTGCGCCGGCAGGGTGAATCTGATGACTGAGGATTTAGTCATTAAAATGGCAGATGCAGGTTGTGTCTTAATCGGTTATGGAATTGAATCCGGAAGCCAGAAGATTCTTGACAGATTGAAGAAAGGCGTAACCGTAGCGCAGGCAAAGGAAGCTGTAAGATTAACCGTGAAACATCTTGGCTGGGCAGATTGTTCTTTTATGATAGGTTCACCAGGTGAAAATCTAGAGACGATTAAGGAAACAGTTAATTTTTGTAAAGAATTAAACCTGACTCCAGAGGTTATATTCTTTATAACGCCTTATCCTGGAACTGAATTGTACGATATGGCTTTATCCCAAGGTAAGATTAAAGATGAGGAAGAATACTTGCTGAATCTGGGTGAACAAGGAGAAAAGGTAAGGATAAACTTTACTGAATTATCCGATGAAGAACTTATGTATACCCAGGAGTGGATGATTAAAGAGCTAGATGCCTGGAATAAAACTAAGCATGCCGAGGCTAGGCATGCCGAGGCTAGATAA